From the genome of Pseudomonas bubulae:
GGGCGCCGATTACGGTCAGGGTTCGTCCCGTGACTGGGCGGCCAAAGGGGTGCGCCTGGCAGGGGTCGAGGCCATTGCGGCCGAGGGCTTTGAGCGTATTCACCGTACCAACCTGGTGGGCATGGGCGTGTTGCCACTGGAATTTTTGCCGGGCACCAACCGCAAAACCCTGCAAATCGACGGCAGTGAAACCTACGACGTGATCGGCGAACGCACCCCGCGTGCCACGCTGACCCTGGTGATCACCCGCAAAAATGGTGAGCGCTTGGAAGTGCCGGTGACCTGCCGCCTGGATACTGCGGAAGAAGTCTCGATCTACGAAGCAGGCGGCGTGTTGCAGCGTTTTGCCCAGGACTTCCTGGAATCGGCGACAGCCTAACCCCAGCGCCGGGGCCACGAGCCCCGGCAACTACAGGACTCAGTGATATGGCCTACGCAGCGCAAATCAGAATTCCCGCGACCTATATGCGTGGCGGCACCAGTAAAGGCGTGTTCTTCAGTCTGCTGGACCTTCCCGCCGTGGCTCAGGTACCGGGTGCCGCCCGTGATGCCTTGTTGTTGCGCGTGATCGGTAGCCCAGACCCTTACGAAAAACAGATCGACGGCATGGGCGCGGCCACTTCCAGCACCAGCAAAACCGTGATCGTCAGCAAAAGCCTGCGTGCGGATCATGATGTCGATTACCTGTTCGGTCAGGTCGCGATCGACAAGCCCTTTGTGGACTGGAGCGGCAACTGCGGCAACCTGTCTGCGGCGGTCGGGTCGTTCGCGGTCAGCAGCGGCCTGGTGGATACCGCTCGTATCCCCCGCAATGGTACGGCGGTGGTACGTATCTGGCAGGCCAATATTGGCAAGACCATCATTGCCCATGTGCCGATCACCGACGGTGCGGTACAGGAAACCGGCGATTTTGAACTCGACGGCGTGACCTTCCCGGCCGCAGAAGTGCAGTTGGAATTTATCAGCCCGGCAGCGGATGAAGAGGGGGCAGGCGGTTCGATGTTTCCAACCGGTAACCTGGTGGACGACCTCGAAGTACCGGGTGTCGGCACCTTGAACGTGACCATGATCAATGCCGGGATTCCGACGATTTTCGTCAATGCGCGGGATATCGGTTACAGCGGTGCAGAGCTGCAGAGCGACATCAACAGCGACCCTAAAGCCCTGGCCATGTTCGAAACTATCCGTGCTCACGGTGCGTTGCGCATGGGCCTGATAGACAAGCTTGAAGACGCGGCCAAGCGTCAGCACACGCCCAAGGTCGCCTTTGTTGCCGGGCCTGCGGACTACGTGTCATCCAGCGGCAAGCCGGTCAGTGCTCAGAGTGTGGATTTGCTGGTGCGGGCCTTGTCGATGGGCAAGTTGCACCACGCCATGATGGGCACCGCTGCGGTGGCCATCGGTACGGCTGCGGCGATCCCGGGCACGCTGGTCAACCTGGCGGCCGGTGGTGAACAGCGCGATGCCGTGCGCTTTGGCCATCCCTCGGGCACCTTGCGCGTGGGTGCCGAAGCCCGGCAGGTTGACGGCGAATGGACCGTGACCAAAGCCATCATGAGCCGCAGTGCGCGGGTACTGATGGAAGGCTGGGTGCGGGTGCCGGGTGATTCTTTTTGATCGGGTGAACCCTTTGCCCTCACCCTGACCCTCTCCCTCGGGGAGAGGGCCAGGGGCTAGGGGCTTTTGATTCTGATACATCAAACGGGCATTTAGACCCGCAAAATCACGATGAACCTGAGGATGGACACGACCCTTACCCACTCTTTGGAGACTGCCCCATGAGCGCCAACGTCGACCTCAACAACCGCCCCGATTACGACAAGGTTTTGCAGGACATTGCCGATTATGTCCTGACCTACACCATCACCTCCCCCGAAGCCCTCGATACTGCCCGCAACTGCCTGATGGATACCTTGGGCTGCGGCCTGCTGGCGCTGCGTTTTCCGGAGTGCACCAAGCACTTGGGGCCTTTCGTCGAGGGCACGGTTGTGCCTTTTGGCGCGAGGGTCCCAGGTACTTCGTTTCGCCTGGACCCGATCAAGGCGGCATGGGACATCGGCTGTATCGTGCGCTGGCTGGACTACAATGACACCTGGCTGGCGGCGGAGTGGGGCCATCCTTCGGATAATCTGGGCGGTATTCTGGCGGTAGCCGATCATCTGTCGCAAAAACGTGTAGCCAATGGCGAAGCGCCGATGACGATGCGGGCGGTGCTCGAAGCAATGATCATGGCCCATGAGATTCAGGGCGTGATTGCCCTGGAAAACTCTTTCAATCGTGTTGGCCTGGACCATGTTCTGCTGGTCAAGGTCGCCTCGACGGCGGTGTGCGCCAAACTG
Proteins encoded in this window:
- the prpF gene encoding 2-methylaconitate cis-trans isomerase PrpF, coding for MAYAAQIRIPATYMRGGTSKGVFFSLLDLPAVAQVPGAARDALLLRVIGSPDPYEKQIDGMGAATSSTSKTVIVSKSLRADHDVDYLFGQVAIDKPFVDWSGNCGNLSAAVGSFAVSSGLVDTARIPRNGTAVVRIWQANIGKTIIAHVPITDGAVQETGDFELDGVTFPAAEVQLEFISPAADEEGAGGSMFPTGNLVDDLEVPGVGTLNVTMINAGIPTIFVNARDIGYSGAELQSDINSDPKALAMFETIRAHGALRMGLIDKLEDAAKRQHTPKVAFVAGPADYVSSSGKPVSAQSVDLLVRALSMGKLHHAMMGTAAVAIGTAAAIPGTLVNLAAGGEQRDAVRFGHPSGTLRVGAEARQVDGEWTVTKAIMSRSARVLMEGWVRVPGDSF